From a region of the Canis lupus dingo isolate Sandy chromosome 5, ASM325472v2, whole genome shotgun sequence genome:
- the ZYG11A gene encoding protein zyg-11 homolog A isoform X5, whose protein sequence is MLFRIMLFKEEASPYSLVNICLNVLIANLEKLCSERSDGTLCLPEHWSFPQEVADRFLGVMTWQGKLTDRTASIFQGNQMKLKLVNIQKAKISTAAFTKAFCHHKVIELDATAVHTDLPISDILSGLCSNSWIQQNLRCLLLDSTSIPQDSRLLFGQLTGLRVLSVFNVCFHSEDLANVSQLPKLESLDISNTLVTNISALLTCKDRLKSLTMHYLKCLTMTKPQILAVIRELKCLLHLDISDHRQLKSDLAFHLLQQKDILPNIVSLDISGGNYITDGAVELFIQQRPAMQFVGLLATDAGYSDFFTAKQGLRVAGGANVTQISEALSRYRNRSCFMKEALYRLFTETFSMQVTMPAILKLVAVGMRNHPLDLPVQFTASACALNLTRQGLARGMPVRLLSEVTCLLFKALKNFPHYQQLQKNCLLSLTNSRILVDVPFDRFDAAKFVMRWLCKHENPKMQTMAVSITSILALQLSPEQTAQLKEELFMAVKELLAIVKQKTTENLDDVTLLFTLKALWNLTDESPAACNHFMENQGLAIFIQVLETFSESAIQSKVLGLWAFYHLITSRRRNNIAEVRELSSKLVTEDVVKHISNLLHSKEMEVSYFAAGIIAHLTSDKQPWMSHDLQRSALLQDLYATIQNWPSSSCKMTALVTYRSFKAFFPLLSNFSQPAVQLWALWAMYHVCSKNPSKYCKMLVEEEGLQLLCDIQEHSEADPHAQQIAASILEDFRMHFMNYQRPHLC, encoded by the exons GGAAGCTGACTGATAGAACAGCAAGCATTTTCCAAGGCAACCAAATGAAACTGAAGCTGGTCAATATTCAAAAAGCTAAAATCTCGACAGCTGCATTCACAAAAGCCTTCTGCCATCACAAAGTCATTGAGCTAGATGCTACTGCAGTGCACACTGACCTCCCAATTTCAGACATCCTAAGCGGACTCTGCAGCAATAGTTGGATCCAGCAAAACCTTCGGTGTCTCCTGTTGGACTCGACAAGTATCCCTCAAGATTCAAGACTCCTATTTGGTCAGCTCACTGGTCTTCGCGTTTTAAGTGTTTTCAATGTTTGTTTTCATAGTGAAGACCTGGCTAATGTTTCTCAGTTACCAAAACTGGAAAGCTTGGATATCTCCAATACTCTGGTGACTAACATTTCTGCACTCCTTACCTGTAAGGATCGACTCAAATCTCTGACTATGCACTATCTGAAATGCCTGACTATGACCAAACCACAAATTCTTGCAGTTATTAGAGAACTTAAATGTCTGCTTCACCTTGATATTTCTGATCACAGGCAACTCAAATCAGATCTAGCTTTTCATTTGCTGCAGCAAAAGGATATTCTGCCTAATATTGTGTCGCTGGATATTTCGGGGGGCAATTACATCACTGATGGAGCTGTAGAACTGTTTATACAACAACGGCCTGCAATGCAGTTTGTGGGACTATTGGCTACGGATGCTGGTTATTCTGACTTCTTTACTGCAAAGCAAGGCTTgagg gttGCTGGAGGAGCCAATGTGACTCAGATTTCAGAAGCACTGAGCCGATACAGGAATAGGTCATGTTTTATGAAGGAAGCTCTCTATAGGCTCTTCACAGAGACATTTTCAATGCAGGTAACCATGCCTGCTATTTTAAAG CTTGTGGCTGTAGGAATGAGGAATCATCCATTGGATTTGCCAGTGCAGTTCACAGCCAGTGCTTGCGCCCTCAACTTAACACGCCAGGGCCTGGCCAGGGGAATGCCTGTTCGTCTGTTGTCAGAGGTCACCTGTCTGCTTTTCAAGGCTCTGAAAAATTTCCCCCATTACCAGCAG ttACAGAAGAATTGTCTTCTCTCCTTAACTAATTCCAGGATTCTTGTGGATGTTCCATTTGACAG GTTTGATGCTGCCAAGTTTGTTATGAGATGGCTCTGTAAGCACGAGAACCCGAAGATGCAAACAATGGCAGTGAGCATCACCTCTATCCTAGCCTTGCAG CTCTCACCTGAGCAAACTGCACAACTTAAGGAAGAGCTCTTCATGGCAGTTAAG GAACTTCTAGCAATAGTAAAACAAAAGACTACTGAGAATTTAGATGATGTCACCCTCTTGTTTACTTTGAAAGCACTTTGGAATCTTACAGATGAGTCTCCAGCTGCCTGCAATCACTTTATGGAAAATCAAGGATTGGCGATCTTTATCcaagtcttggag ACTTTTTCAGAGTCAGCAATTCAGAGCAAAGTACTTGGTCTTTGG gcattttatcatctcatcaCAAgcagaagaagg AACAACATAGCTGAAGTTAGAGAACTCTCTTCCAAGCTGGTGACCGAAGATGTGGTGAAACATATTAGCAACTTGCTCcacagcaaagaaatggaagtcAGCTATTTTGCTGCAGGCATCATAGCCCACCTGACATCTGACAAACAGCCCTGGATGTCCCATGACCTTCAGAGGAGTGCTCTTCTCCAGGATCTG TATGCAACCATCCAGAATTGGCCCAGTTCAAGTTGTAAGATGACAGCATTGGTGACCTACAG ATCCTTCAAGGCATTTTTCCCACTCCTTAGCAACTTCTCTCAACCAGCAGTTCAGCTCTGGGCACTATGGGCAATGTATCATGTCTGCAGTAAAAACC ccaGCAAATACTGCAAAATGTTAGTTGAAGAAGAAGGATTGCAGCTTTTGTGTGACATCCAGGAGCACAGTGAGGCAGACCCTCACGCACAGCAGATTGCAGCCTCTATTCTAGAGGACTTCAGAATGCATTTTATGAATTATCAGAGACCGCATCTGTGTTGA